A single region of the Streptomyces sp. NBC_01262 genome encodes:
- a CDS encoding phage holin family protein encodes MNLRRWRSLGRAVGRVLAVWAVATATMAVLAGILPDFTIQSPTGDSPTRIAATAAVGAGAFGLLSALVWPALVRALLLVPALVLGALVFFLNGSLLLIALRIAPDWRGDVTPATAVVIAAVMSATSSATSTALAMRDDEAYGRRLARLAGRRRAAVDGETPGIVFIQLDGVGHDILREAVRPTRRKGRVRPPAMETVADWLDTTHRLMPWRTDWSSQTGSSQLAILHGSNEDVPAFRWYEKETGQLMVCNRPSGAAELERRAVARTGSPGLLAEDAAGGALDGASRGNLFSGGAQQLALVMSVAARRGRFSRSRTGYFAYFSDPANAVRTAAAFFAEAGREMCESTASLLRRDRPRVGRGGLYPFLRAFATVVERDVAAAAVIGDMLAGRTAVYADLVAYDEVAHHSGPRSGDAMRVLARLDRTIRLIADAARYAPRRYRIVLLSDHGQSHGETFAAAYGLSLKDLVRAGCGLPVPRRARHTASGAEARAAARAALRRPEHGRRGGEEDAACAGPVSDPVVLASGNLGLISFPDLPGRASREDIDRRHPALLRTLAEHQGIGFVLVRSEPRGPLVLGPGGAELELATGRLTGGPDPLAPFGPGAAATVLRTAGFPHAADIMVNSACDPATGAVHAFEEQVGSHGGLGGDQNRAFLMHPYSLDGPEHRIVGAEAVHAVLRGWLRPRDAEGGTRDGTHEPGRSKARTGH; translated from the coding sequence ATGAACTTGCGTCGGTGGCGGTCCCTGGGACGGGCGGTCGGTCGTGTCCTGGCGGTGTGGGCGGTGGCGACGGCGACGATGGCGGTGCTGGCCGGGATCCTCCCGGACTTCACGATCCAGTCGCCGACCGGCGACAGCCCGACCCGGATCGCCGCCACGGCGGCCGTCGGGGCAGGGGCGTTCGGCCTGCTCAGCGCGCTGGTGTGGCCGGCGCTCGTACGCGCGCTGCTGCTGGTCCCGGCCCTGGTCCTGGGCGCGTTGGTGTTCTTTCTCAACGGCTCGCTGCTTCTGATTGCCCTGCGCATCGCGCCCGACTGGCGCGGCGACGTGACCCCCGCGACCGCCGTGGTCATCGCCGCCGTGATGTCCGCGACCTCGTCGGCGACCAGCACCGCCCTGGCGATGCGCGACGACGAGGCCTACGGCCGCAGACTCGCCCGCCTGGCGGGGCGCCGCCGCGCGGCCGTCGACGGGGAGACTCCCGGGATCGTGTTCATCCAGCTCGACGGCGTCGGCCACGACATCCTGCGCGAGGCGGTGCGCCCGACCCGCCGCAAGGGCCGCGTACGGCCGCCCGCGATGGAGACGGTGGCCGACTGGCTCGACACCACCCACCGCCTCATGCCCTGGCGTACGGACTGGAGCAGCCAGACCGGATCCAGCCAGCTCGCCATCCTGCACGGCTCGAACGAGGACGTGCCCGCCTTCCGCTGGTACGAGAAGGAAACCGGCCAGCTGATGGTCTGCAACCGCCCCTCCGGCGCCGCAGAGCTGGAACGCCGGGCGGTGGCCCGCACCGGCTCCCCGGGCCTGCTCGCCGAGGACGCGGCCGGCGGCGCGCTGGACGGCGCGAGCCGCGGCAACCTGTTCAGCGGCGGCGCGCAGCAGCTCGCGCTGGTGATGTCGGTGGCGGCCCGGCGCGGCCGCTTCTCGCGCTCGCGCACCGGCTACTTCGCGTACTTCTCCGACCCCGCCAACGCGGTACGCACTGCCGCCGCCTTCTTCGCCGAAGCCGGCCGCGAGATGTGCGAGTCGACGGCGTCCCTGCTGCGCCGGGACCGCCCGCGCGTGGGGCGCGGCGGCCTCTACCCCTTTCTGCGCGCCTTCGCCACCGTCGTCGAGCGCGACGTGGCCGCCGCGGCGGTGATCGGCGACATGCTCGCCGGGCGCACCGCGGTCTACGCCGACCTGGTCGCCTACGACGAGGTGGCACACCACTCCGGCCCGCGCAGCGGCGACGCGATGAGGGTCCTGGCCCGCCTCGACCGGACGATCCGGCTGATCGCCGACGCCGCCCGTTACGCACCCCGCCGCTACCGCATCGTGCTGCTGTCCGACCACGGCCAGAGCCACGGCGAGACCTTCGCCGCCGCGTACGGGCTGAGCCTGAAGGACCTGGTGCGCGCCGGGTGCGGGCTGCCGGTGCCGCGCAGGGCGCGGCATACGGCCAGCGGGGCCGAGGCCCGCGCCGCCGCCCGGGCCGCGCTGCGCAGGCCGGAACACGGCCGGCGCGGCGGTGAGGAGGACGCCGCATGCGCAGGCCCGGTTTCCGACCCGGTGGTGCTCGCCTCCGGCAACCTCGGCCTGATCAGCTTCCCCGACCTGCCCGGCCGGGCCAGCCGCGAGGACATCGACCGCCGCCACCCCGCCCTGCTGCGGACCCTGGCGGAGCATCAGGGCATCGGCTTCGTCCTCGTGCGCAGCGAGCCGCGCGGCCCCCTGGTGCTCGGCCCCGGCGGCGCGGAGCTCGAACTCGCCACGGGCCGCCTCACCGGCGGCCCCGACCCACTGGCCCCCTTCGGCCCCGGCGCGGCCGCGACCGTCCTGCGCACGGCGGGTTTCCCGCACGCCGCCGACATCATGGTCAACTCCGCCTGTGACCCGGCGACCGGCGCCGTGCACGCCTTCGAAGAACAGGTCGGCTCCCACGGCGGCCTCGGCGGTGACCAGAACCGCGCCTTCCTGATGCACCCATACAGCCTGGACGGCCCCGAGCACCGCATCGTCGGCGCCGAGGCGGTGCACGCAGTGCTGCGCGGCTGGCTGCGGCCACGGGACGCCGAGGGCGGGACGCGCGACGGGACACACGAGCCGGGCAGGAGCAAGGCCCGGACGGGGCATTGA
- a CDS encoding MBL fold metallo-hydrolase yields the protein MEITWWGHATVTVRDSGVRVLTDPLFAPRLAHLRRRGGAVPPPAAVDADVVVVSHLHMDHLHLGSLARLAPGTRVLLPRGAQEAVPGLRRLRGMRRLDLVEVEPGDEVKVDGVTVRAVPAAHDGRRLPYGPRRSPALGYVVEGAARTYFAGDTGLFDAMAEAVGPCDTALLPVGGWGPFLGSGHLDAGRAAQALSRLGARSAVPIHFGTYWPIGMDAVRPHEFHSPGDEFVRLAAHAAPAAAVHLLGHGQSVEL from the coding sequence GTGGAGATCACGTGGTGGGGTCATGCCACCGTGACCGTGCGGGACTCGGGGGTGCGGGTGCTCACGGATCCGCTGTTCGCGCCGCGCCTGGCGCATCTGCGGCGGCGCGGGGGCGCGGTGCCGCCCCCGGCGGCGGTGGACGCGGACGTGGTGGTGGTGTCGCACCTGCACATGGACCATCTGCACCTCGGCTCCCTCGCGCGGCTCGCGCCCGGGACGCGGGTCCTCCTGCCGCGCGGTGCGCAGGAAGCGGTTCCGGGGCTGCGGCGGCTGCGCGGCATGCGCAGGCTGGATCTCGTCGAGGTGGAGCCCGGGGACGAGGTCAAGGTGGACGGGGTGACGGTACGGGCGGTGCCCGCCGCGCATGACGGGCGGCGGCTCCCGTACGGGCCCCGGCGGTCCCCGGCGCTGGGATACGTGGTGGAGGGCGCGGCCAGGACGTACTTCGCGGGCGACACCGGGCTGTTCGACGCGATGGCGGAGGCCGTCGGCCCCTGCGACACCGCGCTGCTGCCGGTCGGCGGCTGGGGACCGTTCCTGGGCTCGGGCCATCTCGACGCGGGCCGCGCCGCGCAGGCTCTGTCCCGGCTCGGCGCGCGCAGCGCGGTGCCGATCCACTTCGGGACGTACTGGCCGATCGGCATGGACGCGGTGCGCCCGCACGAATTCCACTCCCCCGGCGACGAGTTCGTGCGGCTCGCCGCGCATGCCGCGCCCGCCGCGGCAGTGCACCTGCTCGGGCACGGGCAGAGCGTGGAGCTGTGA
- a CDS encoding DedA family protein yields MISFLAEQTSTSSESTQQVVGYPTLFLLVALGSLVPVIPTGALVSTAAVVAFHHHAAPFALALVFVTAALAAFIGDMALYWLGHRGVRSRNGSRWLRRLQERAEPGRLEAAQRRLEQHGVTVLVLSRLVPAGRIPVMVACLLSELPIRRFARGDIPACLAWAAAYQLIGILGGSLFPEPWQGVVVAVALTVTIAAAPQAWRRVVSRQTAH; encoded by the coding sequence GTGATCAGTTTCCTGGCCGAGCAGACCTCGACGTCCTCCGAATCCACCCAGCAGGTGGTCGGCTACCCGACGCTCTTCCTGCTGGTCGCCCTCGGCTCGCTGGTGCCCGTCATCCCGACCGGCGCCCTGGTGAGCACCGCCGCCGTGGTGGCCTTCCACCACCATGCCGCGCCCTTCGCCCTCGCGCTGGTCTTCGTCACCGCCGCGCTCGCCGCCTTCATCGGCGACATGGCCCTGTACTGGCTCGGCCACCGCGGTGTGCGCTCCCGCAACGGCTCCCGCTGGCTGAGGCGGCTCCAGGAGCGCGCCGAGCCCGGCCGCCTCGAAGCGGCCCAGCGCAGGCTGGAGCAGCACGGGGTGACGGTTCTGGTGCTGTCCCGGCTCGTCCCGGCCGGACGGATCCCGGTCATGGTCGCCTGTCTGCTGTCCGAGCTGCCGATTCGGCGCTTCGCCCGTGGCGACATACCGGCCTGCCTGGCCTGGGCCGCCGCCTACCAGCTCATCGGGATCCTGGGCGGCTCGCTCTTCCCCGAACCCTGGCAGGGCGTGGTCGTGGCCGTCGCGCTCACCGTCACCATCGCCGCCGCCCCGCAGGCCTGGCGACGGGTGGTCAGCCGCCAGACAGCGCACTGA
- a CDS encoding aminotransferase class I/II-fold pyridoxal phosphate-dependent enzyme, with translation MPAAWPDPGLPIPPYLTVAAAQGDPRRAPAAAAGYWERRGLPTGPEQVAAAPGAEPLLLALLAAIGGDAVVVARPAAAWHTAPGRLLGRRTFSVQTPAEGGGAPDPFALLETVRRARAEGVDPRVLVLSAADDPTGTVTPPELLHEVCEAAADARLLVLSDETYSDTVQPGVVLLSPAEILPAQTVVLADLGASLLPPGWPAAVARFPDTEQGVRLRMETLGIAAGLRSVLPSPVASAAAYALEEPEDVRAHAAAAKRLHALVGAAAYKAVTGAGALCRPPEAGFQMYADLEQLRTGLDAPGLEAWLGQRLGRPVSGGHRFGDDAAAPRVRIDVGPLCGTGEKERSAALHAQDPLALPHVTAALAALGAALSALSGG, from the coding sequence GTGCCCGCCGCATGGCCCGACCCCGGACTCCCGATCCCGCCCTACCTCACCGTGGCAGCCGCGCAAGGCGACCCGCGCAGGGCCCCCGCCGCCGCGGCCGGGTACTGGGAGCGCCGTGGCCTGCCCACCGGCCCGGAGCAGGTCGCCGCGGCCCCGGGCGCGGAGCCGCTGCTGCTGGCGCTGCTCGCGGCGATCGGCGGCGACGCCGTCGTGGTGGCCCGGCCCGCGGCCGCGTGGCACACCGCGCCGGGGCGGCTGCTGGGGCGGCGTACGTTCAGTGTGCAGACCCCGGCGGAGGGCGGCGGCGCCCCGGATCCGTTCGCGCTGCTGGAGACGGTCCGCAGGGCGCGCGCGGAGGGCGTGGACCCGCGGGTGCTGGTGCTGTCGGCCGCGGACGACCCGACGGGCACGGTGACGCCGCCGGAGCTGCTGCACGAGGTGTGCGAGGCGGCGGCCGACGCCCGGCTGCTCGTGCTGTCCGACGAGACCTACAGCGACACCGTCCAGCCCGGCGTCGTCCTGCTCAGCCCCGCCGAGATCCTGCCCGCGCAGACCGTGGTCCTCGCCGACCTCGGCGCGTCCCTCCTGCCGCCCGGCTGGCCCGCCGCCGTCGCCCGCTTCCCGGACACCGAGCAGGGCGTACGCCTGCGCATGGAGACCCTGGGCATCGCGGCGGGGCTGCGCAGCGTGCTGCCGTCGCCCGTCGCGTCGGCGGCCGCGTACGCGCTGGAGGAGCCGGAGGACGTACGGGCCCATGCCGCCGCCGCGAAGCGGCTGCACGCGCTGGTGGGCGCGGCCGCGTACAAGGCGGTGACGGGGGCGGGCGCGCTGTGCCGGCCGCCGGAGGCGGGCTTCCAGATGTACGCCGACCTGGAGCAGCTGCGCACCGGGCTGGACGCGCCCGGCCTGGAGGCGTGGCTGGGCCAGCGGCTGGGACGGCCGGTGTCGGGCGGCCACCGGTTCGGCGACGACGCGGCGGCGCCCCGCGTGCGGATCGATGTCGGCCCGCTGTGCGGCACGGGGGAGAAGGAGCGCTCGGCGGCGCTGCATGCGCAGGACCCGCTGGCGCTGCCGCATGTCACGGCGGCCCTGGCCGCGCTGGGAGCCGCCCTCAGTGCGCTGTCTGGCGGCTGA
- a CDS encoding DUF6158 family protein: MSPYDDGGVDPADLDERNLLRELETVHRTRHETLLYGSPAALQAHNTRMTDLEGEYLRRHPHRQVSSARTRDGARER, from the coding sequence ATGAGCCCCTACGACGACGGCGGGGTCGACCCCGCGGATCTCGACGAGCGGAACCTGCTGCGCGAGCTGGAAACAGTGCACCGCACCCGGCACGAGACCCTGCTCTACGGCTCCCCGGCCGCACTTCAGGCACACAACACGCGCATGACCGACCTCGAAGGCGAGTACCTGCGCCGTCACCCCCACCGCCAGGTGTCCTCCGCCCGCACCCGCGACGGCGCCCGGGAGCGCTGA
- a CDS encoding bifunctional phosphatase PAP2/diacylglycerol kinase family protein: MKRKLSAPSGWDRTLFHQVAARRWPAAEPVLPRLSRSANHGLLWFGVAAGIAVVGGRPGRRAALRGVGSLALASATVNTIGKGAVRRARPLVEAVPVIRRLRNQPVTTSFPSGHSASAAAFAVGVALESPRWGAVVAPVAWSVAFSRIYTGVHYPSDVLVGAAIGAGAAFAVRGLVPARRDGVPAVQPRADAPALAEGRGLYVVVNAASGPPMLLSPPAERLRAALPQASVTERTEDDDLAGLLEKAARQAAEHGGALGVHGGDGTVNLAAAVAVRHGVPLAAFPGGTYNHFTLDLGIETVEDAAGAVMAGTAVAVDVARFTSLDEAGADPVPFLNTFSIGAYPELVRYRERWARRTGSWPAGVLAAVHVLRTTRPVEAVINGRRRPIWLLFAGNGAYRGVGLAPVRRRDPADGLLDVRIVDGGPFARTRLLAAALTGALAHSPVYSAALLRRLRVSGLGAGAHLAYDGEVAPAPTELLLDKVNEALVVYRPLAR; encoded by the coding sequence ATGAAGCGAAAACTGAGCGCCCCGAGCGGCTGGGACCGCACCCTGTTCCACCAGGTCGCCGCACGTCGCTGGCCGGCCGCGGAGCCGGTGCTGCCGAGGCTGAGCCGGAGCGCCAATCACGGGCTGCTGTGGTTCGGGGTCGCGGCCGGGATCGCGGTGGTGGGCGGCCGGCCGGGCCGGCGGGCCGCTCTGCGCGGGGTGGGTTCGCTGGCGCTGGCCTCGGCGACGGTGAACACGATCGGGAAAGGCGCGGTGCGCAGGGCGCGGCCGTTGGTGGAGGCGGTGCCGGTGATCCGGCGGCTGCGGAACCAGCCGGTCACGACGTCGTTCCCGTCCGGGCACTCCGCGTCGGCGGCGGCGTTCGCGGTGGGGGTGGCGCTGGAGTCACCGCGCTGGGGCGCGGTGGTGGCGCCGGTGGCCTGGTCGGTGGCCTTCTCGCGGATCTACACGGGCGTCCACTATCCGAGTGATGTGCTGGTGGGCGCGGCGATCGGCGCGGGCGCGGCCTTCGCGGTGCGCGGGCTCGTACCGGCCCGCAGGGACGGGGTGCCCGCCGTGCAGCCGCGGGCCGACGCGCCCGCGCTGGCGGAAGGGCGTGGGCTGTATGTGGTGGTCAATGCGGCGTCGGGGCCGCCCATGCTGCTCAGTCCGCCTGCCGAGCGGCTGCGGGCGGCCCTGCCGCAGGCCTCGGTGACGGAGCGGACGGAGGACGACGACCTGGCCGGGCTTTTGGAGAAGGCGGCCCGGCAGGCGGCCGAGCACGGCGGCGCGCTGGGCGTGCACGGCGGGGACGGGACGGTGAATCTGGCGGCGGCGGTGGCGGTGCGGCACGGGGTGCCGCTGGCTGCGTTCCCCGGCGGTACGTACAACCACTTCACGTTGGACCTGGGCATCGAGACGGTCGAGGACGCCGCAGGAGCGGTCATGGCGGGCACGGCCGTCGCCGTGGATGTCGCCCGCTTCACGTCCCTGGACGAAGCGGGAGCCGACCCGGTGCCGTTTCTCAACACCTTCAGTATCGGCGCCTACCCGGAGCTGGTGCGTTACCGGGAGCGCTGGGCCCGCCGCACCGGCAGCTGGCCCGCCGGGGTGCTGGCGGCGGTGCACGTCCTGCGCACGACGCGTCCCGTCGAGGCCGTGATCAACGGCCGGCGGCGTCCGATCTGGCTGCTGTTCGCCGGCAACGGCGCCTACCGCGGTGTGGGGCTCGCCCCAGTGCGGCGCCGTGATCCGGCGGACGGCCTGCTGGACGTACGGATCGTCGACGGCGGTCCCTTCGCCCGTACGCGGCTGCTGGCGGCGGCACTGACCGGGGCTCTGGCGCACTCGCCGGTCTACTCGGCCGCCCTGCTGCGCCGGCTGCGCGTGAGCGGGCTCGGCGCGGGCGCGCACCTCGCGTATGACGGCGAAGTGGCACCCGCGCCGACCGAGCTGCTCCTCGACAAGGTCAACGAGGCCCTGGTCGTCTACCGTCCGCTGGCCCGCTGA
- a CDS encoding SseB family protein, producing the protein MTQYNSEPNGALPPAQRALHEIAVGGERTAALSTLAVSDVLLPVPGEPDASGFGPEPQSIQLPVYEQEDGTKLVPVFTDEVRLTEALPTTQRYRVVPLAVLSSSWPSDELTLSIDAGSPDTLTIGGEGVRALASLSSQ; encoded by the coding sequence ATGACCCAGTACAACAGCGAGCCCAACGGGGCTCTGCCGCCCGCGCAGCGGGCTCTGCACGAGATCGCCGTGGGCGGTGAACGCACCGCTGCGCTGAGCACCCTCGCGGTGAGTGATGTGCTGCTGCCCGTGCCGGGCGAGCCCGACGCCTCGGGCTTCGGGCCGGAGCCGCAGTCGATCCAGCTGCCGGTCTACGAGCAGGAGGACGGCACGAAACTGGTGCCCGTCTTCACCGACGAGGTGCGTCTGACGGAGGCGCTGCCCACGACCCAGCGCTACCGCGTCGTGCCCCTCGCGGTGCTCAGCAGCAGCTGGCCCTCGGACGAGCTGACGCTGTCCATCGACGCCGGATCGCCGGACACCCTCACCATCGGCGGCGAGGGCGTCCGGGCCCTGGCAAGCCTGTCCAGCCAGTGA